The genomic window GGCGGCGGCGAACTGCTGATCCGCAATGGGGTCATTGTCGGGGCTATCGGCGTGAGCGGCGGCAGCGTGGCTGAAGACACCGCCGTTTCCAAGGCTGGCGCGGCGGCGCTCAAGTAAACCAACACAAAAGGCATCACGCCCGCACAAAGCATATTATGGGGTCTCCCGCACGTTTTCTGCACAGAACCCGCGCGGCAAGCCCCAAAAAACAGCCCCCATCAGGCAAAAACAGGTACTCCTTCCGGTATACTCTGCCCGCCTGATGGGGGTTCTTTTAATGAACATCATGGCTTGCCGCTGCTTGCCAGCGCATTGTGCGAGTTGGAAATACCCGCCAGCCCGGCAAGAGAATGGTGGAGAATCAGCCCTTAAACTTCGTGCACCGCCGCGCAGTCCTTGTTGCCCAACCCCGCAGCCGCACCACGCCCAAAGCGGGTAAAAACCATATCCAGCAGGGGCACATCCACATTCATGCCGTGGGCCATGCCGCAGCCGAGGCGCAGATCCTTGAGGGCGAGATCCAGCGCGAACCTTGGGGGATCATACTCCCCTTGGGCCATGGATTTTCCCCTAGCATCAAGCTGAAAACTGTGCGCGCCAGTTTCGCAAAGCAGTTGCAGCAGCAGATTTTTTTCCACGCCTGCGGCCTCGCCTATGCGCAGCCCCTCGCTCAAGACAGCAAGATTTGCCATGCCCACAAGATTGCTGACCAGCTTGACCGCGCAGGCAGCTTCCACCGTGCCCACATTATTGAACACGCCAAGAACGGGCCAGACTTCGACCAGACCGGCAATGGCCTGCTGGTCGCCGCCCACAAAGAGCGGGGCTTCGCCGCGTTCCGCATGGGCAGGCGTTTTGCCAAGGGTGCATTGAATGTAGGCGATGCCCTGCCTGTCTGCGGCCTCGGCAAGGGCAAAGGCTGTCTGGGAATCGATGGTCGAAAGTTCCACATGCACGGAACCGGGTTGCATGTGCGCATACAGGCCATCCGGGCCGAGGGCTTTTTCCGTCAGATGTTCCGGCAGGGCCAGACAGGTGAAGACCACATTGCAGGGAGCCATGTCTGCCATGCTCATGGCGGGCACGCCGCTTGTTCCGGCGGCAAGGGTTTTATCCCTCCCCTCGGCGCTGCGGTTGTACACGTGCACGGTCTTGCCCGCGCGGATAAGATTGCGCGCCAGCGGCCCGCCCATGACGCCTACGCCGATAAAACCAAATTCCATATCCCGCGCCCCTGCTATTTGCCCTGTGCTGCGGCTTCGCAGGCGTCAATGCCGCCCTTGCCCAGCAGGCGCATCAAAAAATCATGCCGCTCCACGACCAGATTGCGGCCTTGCTGTTGCGCGCGGCGCACCTGCGCGGCGTAGAGTTCCAACGTTCTGTCCGAAAGCGTTTCAAGCTCGCAGCGCAGGTAACGGCGAAACATTCCCTGACCGTTGCTTTTTATGACGTGCGGATAGCGCGCCTGCGCCTCATGCAGAAAGGCCTCTTCGGCATCGGCGATTTCATCCAGCAGCGGGCTTGTGCTCAGGGGCGGCAGGCGGTCGTCCATGCGGGCGTATTTTTCAACCATGAGATTGCGGCTGTTCACTTCCGCCTGCCGCAAATCGGCAAGGTACGAATCCAGCACGGCGTCTTCGTGCGCGGAATGGGCCATTTTACGCATGGCGCGGAATGTGTCGGGCCGGGTCTGGCATTCTGAAACGCCGCCCTCGTTGTTGGTGGCCAAAAACATGGCAAGCTCGCGTTCAATGATCTCGGCAAGCGCTGCTTCCCGATCAAAATTTTCCTGCATAGCCTATACTCCTTCAGCTCAGGCCGTGGGGGCCGCAGCCGCTCTGGCCTGATGGCAGATTTCAAGATTCTTTTTGTAGCCCTGAGCTTCTGCGCCCATGCCAAGACCAAGTCTGTCGTACATGCTCACAGAATCCTGCAAGGTCGCGGCGGCCTCGTCCCACTGCCCGGCAGAGGCCAGCGCCACGCCAAGATTACCCAGAGAAAAAGCTGTTTCCTCGTGCTCGCCCAGCAGTTCCCGCCGCAAAGCCACGGCCTGACGGTGCAGGGCGATGCCCTCGGCGAGCTGCCCGCGTTCTTCGCAGATGCGCCCAAGGTTATTGAGGCAAACGCCCAGTTGCGGCACGCAGAAACCCTGCTTTTCCCAGATTTCCTTGGCGCTGAGCATGAGGGATTCCGCCCGGTCAAAATCGCGCTTGCGATAATAGGCGGAAGAAAGACGCAACTGCGCTTCCGCAACCTGTGGGGAATCCGCCCCGCAGGCCTCAATGGTAAGCCGCAGGGCTTCACGTCCAAGATCAAGGCTTTCTTCAACTTTTTCAAGCCCAAGCAGTGCATGGGCAACGTTCTGCATGGCCCCGAGGGTCATGGGCGCTGTGGGGCCCATGGTAGCGCGCAGCAGGGCAAGGCTTTCCTGCAGGGCCTGAACGGCGGCATCCGGGCGTTGCAGGGCAAAGTTGGCGCGGCCCACGCCGTCCAGAGCCAGAGCGCGGCAGAGGTCATCGCCGGGATAGCGCGCAACAAGCGTTTCAAGCGCTTCAATACACTTTTGCGGTTGGCCCTGTTTCATCAGATCAAGGGCGGGGCGCAGTTCATCAAGCCATTGGCGTTGTGCGGCCATCGGCAACTCCTCGTGGAATAGGTGCTCGACAGAGTAAAAGGGGTTTCTAATGCAGCCAGAGGCAAGCGCTGCGGGGCAAAATCAGCCTTGCAGCATATCCATATGCAGCAGGGCTGGCTCTTCCACATGCCGCAGAATCTGCGGCCCATGCTCCCAGAGCCAGTTGCCGGATGCACGGCTCAAATCCACAGCGCGCAGATGCGCCGCCGCCATGCCGCAAAATTCTTCCACCGCCGCAACAATCTGCGCTCCGTGTTCCTGATTGGCCGGGGTCTGCGCCACAAGGCTCAATGCGCGCGCCAGTTGCGGGCCGAGCACGGGCAAGGTTGCAGCCAGCTTTCCCGCCCATTTGTAAAAGGGCATGTAACGGCGGTTGCACAAAAAGACGAAGGAAAGCGCCGCCTCCGCAAAGCGCGCCGTTGCCAGCATGACCGCCACAGAATCATTGCGCTTGAGGCTACGGGGCAGATTGTATTGCCCGGCCTGCGCCATGATCATGCAGCGGGCCGCCATCTTTTTGAGCAGCACATCACGCGGATAGCAGGCCAGCAGGGCCTCGCGCCGCCGTGTAAATTCACCGCCCCGGTCTTCAAACACCTGCCCGTTGGTGCAGGCTGCAAGCTGATGTTCGGGGATGGCAAGCCACTGCTGCCAGGTGGCGGGCACATCATCCAGCCCGGTAAAAAAGGCGTAAAAATCTTCAATGGGCAGCGGCCCTACCCTGCCCTGCCTGCACTCAGGCGCAAGCCTGCTTGCAAAGCCCTGAAACTCACGGGGCAAGCGGGCAAAGGCAGCCTCTATGCGCGGCAGTTCTGCCCGCAGAATCTGGCGCGGCAGCCAGAGGCAAAAGGCCGGGCCAAAGTCGTGATCCTGAGATTCCGCATCGTCGCAGCCAAAGCATTCCGAGCCTTCGCCCACCAGACCAGCGGCGGCCACGTCCATGATGTCGGGAATTTCCGCCCGCAAAGCGGGAAGGCAGGCCGCATAAAATTCACGCGCAAGGTTCAGACCCTTCATGCATACTCCAGAATATTCGGTCGCGCTGCGATGGCGCAGATTGCAACAGCCGCCGCTGCAAAAGCCTGCGGCAAGCCGCGCCGCCCAGATGTATTGATGTGGCAGGCGCAGCCGCTAACCGTGCTTGATGGCTTCAATTTCCTTAACTTTGCGAAAGATGGTGCTGCGGTCCATCTGAAACTGGCGCGAAAGCTCGCTTATGGAGCCATAACGCTGCATGCCTTTTTCGATGACCGCAGTTTCCACTTCCTTCATGATGCTTTTGAGCGAGCGGCCTTCAATGGAGGGCAAGGCGTAGCGCCCTTCGCCGGATTCGCACGGCGGCAAGGGGCGGATACCCGCCAGATCGCGCACGCCCACAAGCCCGTGTTTGCACGTTACCACAAGCCCCTGCACGAGGTTTTCCAGCTCGCGCACATTGCCCGGCCATGTGTGGTTTTGCAGCACCTGCTTGGCCTCGTCAGAAAGATTGACAGACTTGCGATATTTTTTGCCGTAAAAGGTAAAAAAGCTCTGCGCCAGCGGCAGAATATCCACGCGGCGCGAGCGCAGGGGCGGGATGTTCAGCACCGCCACCTTGAGTCGGTAATAAAGATCCGAACGGAACGTGCCCTTGGCGACCTCGCGCTCCAGCTCCTTGTTGGTGGCGGCCACAACGCGCACATCCACCTTTTTGGGCACTGTGGCGCCCACGCGCAGCACTTCCCAATCCTGTAGCACCCGCAGCAGGCGCGACTGCATGGTCATGGGCAGTTCGCCAATTTCATCAAGAAACAAGGTGCCGCTGGAGGCCGCCTCCACAAGCCCGGCCTTGCCATGCTTGCTTGCGCCGGAAAAACTGCCGGGAACATAGCCGAACAGTTCCGTTTCAATCAGGTTTTCAGGGATGCTGCCGCAGTCCACCTTGATAAAGGGCGCATCGGCCCGCAGGCTGTTGCGGTGGATATGCCTGGCCACAACGTCCTTGCCCACGCCGGTTTCGCCCAGCAGCAACACGGTTGCGTCCGTTTCTGCAATGGCGGAGGCTTCGGCGTACAGGCGCTGCATGACGGGGCTTTGCACCACGCGCGGGTACTGGTTGCCCGTGACGCCTTCACTGCTGAGATTCTGAAAAGTCTCAAGCAGTTCGCGCTGCGCGGTGATTTCCTCGCGCAGTTCTGTCAGCGCTGTGATGTCGCGGATAACCGTCACCACGTAGGCGACCTTGCCTGTGGCGTCCTTTACAGGATGCCCGTCAAGCAGCAGGGTGCGCCCGTTGTAGAGGTTCTGTACACTTGAGACCTTTTGCCCTGTTTCCACAATGCGCGGATTAAGCACAACGTCAAAAATGCCGTTCTGCACCATGTCCTGAATGCGGCTTCCCATCATCTTTTCACGGGAAATACCGGTCAGTTCCGCATGGCGCTTGTTCACGAGCGTAACGATGCCCTCCCGGTCAGTAACGCATATGGCGTCCCGGAAGGTATCGCAAAGTTGTTCTACATAGTCTGCTAGCATGTGGGGATTGTACATGCATTATCTCCCAGGGCGCAAGTATGCTCCCACGCCCGGTTTACGGGCATGGGAGCAAATGAAAGGCGCTGCCGTCCGGCAAAAGCCGACAGCGTGTTCCATTGTTAGAACCCTTCGGCGCTGGTGGCTTCTACCATTGCGGTCTTAGGGGTTTGGGTAACAGTCTTGCTGGCCTGGGCATTGCGGCGGGCGCGGGCCATGCGGCTGAGCCACAGGGTGGAAAGCGCGCTGAGCAGACCGATGCCGGCCAGATAACCGCAGAGGTACCAGGGCGCGCCATCGGCCATGCCGGTAAGCATGGTGGCGACCATGGGGGTCATACCGGAGGCAAAGATGGCGGTGAACTGATAAACAAAGGAGATGCCCGAGTAACGCACCGAGGCGTCGAAGCTTTCAGAAAACACGCTGGACATGGTGCCGAACACGGCGGCGTGCAGGATGCCGAAGGGCAGCGCCAGGGCAAGCACCACGCACAGGTAGTTGCCGGAGAAGTTATGCAGCACCCAGAAGGCCGGGAAGCTGGAGATACCGAGCAGCACAGCGCACACGCCGTAAATTTTGGCTTTGCCGTGCTTGTCGGCCATGTGGCCCCAGAAGGGGATGAAGCAGGACATGACAAGGGAAGAAATCATCACGGCGGTCAGGGCTGCGGAGCGGCCAATGCCGTGCTGCTGCGTAAGATAGGTGAGCGAATACACGCCAAAGACGTTGAAGGACACGCCGTCGATGAAGCGTGCGCCCATGCAGGCCAGCATCATCTTGGGATAACGCTTGAAGGCGTCCAGCAAGGGATACTTGGCTTCAGGCATTTTTTCCTTGGCTTCAGAAAAGTCCTTGGTTTCCTGCACGGTGCTACGCATGTAGCCGCCAACGGCAAGCAGCACGGCAGAAAGCAGGAAGGCAACGCGCCAGCCCCAGTTGAGGAAGGCTTCGTCAGTAAGAACAACAGAGAAGAAGCCCACGATGCCCGAGGCAAGCAGCAGGCCAAGCGACATGCCGATCTGCGGCAGGCTGGCGTAAAAGGCGCGCTTGTCGGCCGGTGCGGATTCGTAAGACATGAGCACCGCGCCGCCCCACTCGCCGCCAAGGCCAATGCCCTGGGCAAGACGGCAGACGATCAGCAGGATAGGAGCCCAGATGCCAATGGTGTGGTAGGTGGGGATAAGGCCGATGCAGACCGTGGCGATACCCATGATTTCCAGGGTCAGGATGAGCATTTTTTTACGGCCCAGCTTGTCGCCGAAGTGGCCAAAAATCACGCCGCCCAGAGGCCGCGCCACAAAGCCGACCGCAAAAGTGGCAAAAGCAAGCATAGTGCCGATGCGCGCGTCAAAATCGGGGAAATACAACTTGTTGAAGAAAAGCCCGGCCACAACGCCGTACAGGAAGAAGTCGTACCATTCGATGACGGCGCCGATGATGGACGAAGCCACAACGCGGCGCAGATTCTTCTTCTGGTCGTGAGTCATTTGTTCGCTATGCATGGTTTTCCTTTGATCCTTTTGCCTGGATGTTCATACTGGCCTTTGCGCCAAAGCGCTAGCGCCTGGGGGGAACATTCCCTGATGCCTCTTCGTTTATTCATTACCAGGACACGAAACCGATTCCGCTCCCGGTCAAAGCTCGCTGGGCAGATGCGCAGCCTCGCGGCTTGCGTCTGCAATCGTTAAAGATTGAGCAGACGCGCCGCGTTGTTGTACATGACGTTTTCAAGCGTTTCCGGCGTAAAGGGCAGCCGTTTGTACAGCTCGATCTGCTCCTGAAAATCCATAAAGGGCGCGGCACTGGCAAAGAGCACCTTGTCGCCGATGAGGGTATTGGCAGCCTTGATGTAGCCCTCGGAGAACGGCTGTTCCTCGTATTCCGCAAGGTCGATGTACACGTTGCGGTTACGGTGCACGGTCATGATGACCTCGCTCACCCAGGGGTAGCAGCCGTGGCTGATAACAATCTTGAGCTTGGGGAAATCGGCGGCGATACGGTCGATGTGCCGGGGGTGGGCATCGTCCATCACAGCGCCGTCCACCAGGGTGGCGGGGCCGGTGGTGATGACGATGGGCACGTCAAGTTCGCAGCATTTGGCGTAAATGGGATAATACTTGGCATGGCTGGCAGGAATGCGCGCAAGATACGGGTCAATGGCCGCGCCGCGCATGCCCTTGTCCACCATGTTTGTAAGCTCGGCTGTTGCGTCCATACCCTTGTGGGGATCAAGACCGGCAAAGCCGATGAACTTGTCCGGATACTGGCGCATGAGTTCAAGAATGCCAGGATTGGCGGATCCAAGACCATAGGTGGTTTCAGCGTCACGCCCTGTCACAACCCCTTTGACCACGCCCTGCTTTTCCATGTCGGCAACGATCTTTTCAATGGGCTCTGGCTTGGCCCGGTCAGCGTATTTGAAAAGTTCAAACATGCCGCCGAACACTTTGTTGGAAAGCATTCCCTTAACGGCGTCAGGGGTGCTGGGGCGAAAACGGAAATCAATGATGTTCATGAAACATTCCTTTAGGAATAAAAATTGTGCCTCGCGGCTATGCATCCCTAAAGGCAAGAAGCGTGCCTATTGTGAAATTGAGTGCAAAAACAAGCCTCCTAATAGTGATGGCAATTGATATTATTAAAAAATACCTTTAATATCATAATGTTATAAAAAATATGTCGAAAAAATATATTTCTGAGAAACTGCACCGGATGCCAGCACTCGCAAATGGAGCTGTGTGCATCCCCCAAAACGGCGTAAAGTGGCAAAACGAGAAGTAAATAATTCCATAATATGCTAAAATAATTATATATTTTAATCAGGAATAAGAATTGTTTACAATTTTGAACTACACATGCCTGCCTGTTGCAAAAATGCAACAAACCTAGAAACAATATTTTTTCATTATAAATAAGAATGTTATATAAATATTAGACCACCAATCTGTGCAAAAAAACACACACCCAATAGCTGGCTGTGCATTTTTACACAACCATCAATATTCAACCCAAAAACAGAGCGCCAGGGCCGCGAGGCCCTGGCGCTCAACACTATAAAAACACAATAAATTCAGCACTAAGAAGCAATCTTTCTCAAGCGCTCCATCTTTTCTTCATCAAGCTTTGCGCCTTCCAGTTCATACTGGCGACCAAGGTAGCCATACTTGGGCTGCCCCATGCGGTGGTAGCCCAACAGCTCGTACTGGATATTGGGCCGCCGGGGAATCGACTCGCGGATAGCCAGGATATCATCCTCAGTTTCATTGAATCCTGGTATCACCGGGGTGCGCGCAAGTATGGGCAATTGGGGAAAATCCTCACAGACTCGTGCGAAATTGCGCAAAATCAACATATTATCCACGCCTGTATGCTTTTTGTGCTGCACAGGGTCAAGGCTCTTTATATCAAAAATCAGCTTGTTCAGGTGCTTGCAGGCCTCATGCAGATGTTCGTAAGGATAGCAGCCACAGGTTTCGATGGTGGTATTGATGTGGTGTTTGCGGGCCTCGCGCAGCAGGGCATTGGCAAATTCGTGTTGCATGAGGGCTTCGCCGCCGGAGAGGGTCATGCCGCCGCCGGAACGGTGATAAAAAACGCCGTCCTCTTCAACTTTATCGAGCACCTGTCGCACAGACATGGTTTCGCCGTATACGCTCTGCGCGCCCGAGGGACAGGCCCGCACACAGGCAAAGCATTCGCTGCACTTGCTGCGGTCGTGTACAATCAGGCCATCCACAAGGCTGAGCGCGCCCGACGTACAGGCATTGAGACAGCGCCCGCAGACCTGGGCAGTAAGACAGCGCGAGGGATTGAAGGCATGCTCGGGATGAAGATTCTGCGACTCGGGGTTGCTGCACCAACGGCAACGCAGAGGGCAACCCTTGAGGAAAACCAGGGTGCGGATACCTTCGCCATCGTGCACGCTGAACTTCTGTATATTAAAAACAACACCTTGTACTTGTGCGTCAGTCATGGGGTCATCCTTGGTGTGCGGCCAGCCCTGGCGCGCCGTTGGAGGAAATTCAAAGGGGGAAGGGATTGCTCCCCTCCCCCCGGAGCGTTGGCAAGGTCAACGCGGTCAGAAATCAGGAGCAGATGGCGGGCTTGCGCTCTGTTAAACGGCTGATTTCCGCGCTTTAAATTTGCGGGAGGGGCATCCCCCCTCCCCTGACGGTCTGTTTGTTTGAGGGTTTTGGAGAGTATCGCTGCGAGGGGCCTTTGGTATCCGGCAAGAAACTTGACGCAGTCCGGCAAAAGCCCCTCGCGACGATATTTTAGAACTGGGCGTGTTCGGTACGGTCGATGATGTCGTTCTGCAGATCGCGGGAAAGATCGCAGAAGTACGCGCTGTACCCTGCAATACGCACCAGCAGGCTGCGGTAGTTGTCGGGTTCTTTCTGAGCGTTGAGCAGGGTCTGCCTGTTCACGATGTTGAACTGCAGGTGCCACAGCTTGAGGTCGCACCAGGTGCGGATAAGGTTCACGATCTTCTCGGTGCCTTCATCGCCGGAAACGCACTTGGGCGACAGCTTGATGTTCAGCAGGCGGGAAGCGCGGTTGGTCATGCCGTAGTTCTTGGAATGGTAGTTGGAGAGCAGAACCGCAGTGGGGCCGTTCTTGTCCGCGCCGTGCGAAGCGGAAGAACCGTCGGAAAGCGCCGTCCAGGCATGGCGGCCGTTGGGTGTGGCGGAAACCACCTTGCCAAAGGGCACGTGCGAGGTGATGGGCACGTAGCGCACGTCCACATGCACGCCGCGATCACGGGAACTCTTTTCGGCTTCCACCTGGGTGAAGCGGTCTACGTCCTTGGCAATGCTATCCACATAGGGATCGTTGTTGCCGTAGCAGGGGGCGTTGCGCAGCATTTCGCGCACGGGTTCGGCGCCCTTGAAGTCGGCCTTGCAGGCTTCCACCACTTCTTTCATGCTCAGGCGCTTTTCTTCAAACACCAGCTTTTTGATGGCGGCAAGGGAGTCAACCACGGTGCCGTAGCCCAGGAATTCAAAGTAGGAGTAATCCACACCACCGGGGATCTTTTCGCAGTGCAGATCCATGAGGTTTTCCATGCACAGGTTGTGCAGCACGGAAGAAAGCGGCGCTGCAAAGTGCTGCGGGCGCAGTTTGTCCACCACATGCTGCTGCTGGAAGGCCTTGCGCAGCAGGTTGAGGTGCTGGGCCTTGTAAGCTTCGTAAAAGTCTTCCCAGCTCTTGAAGGAAGTCGCTTCGCCCGTTTCAAGGCCCACAACTTCATCGCCGTAGTGCTGCATGCGGCCATTGTACATGGTCATTTCAAGGGCGGTGGCAAAGTTCACGTACACGCAACCGGAGGTGTAGGTATCGCGGTTGGGCATGCGCGTTTCTGTGCAGCCGGAAACGGCGTAGTCCAGAGCTTCGTTGACCGGGCAGCCCTTGATGGTGTTGAGGAACACCACTTCTTCATCGTTGATGAGCTTGGGGAAGCCGGAGCCGTCCTTGATGGTCAGGGCCACTTCGCGCAGGAAGCGTTCGGGCGAACGGGAGTGGATGCGCGCGGCAAGGTCGGGGTAGTTGAGCGGGAATTCGCGCTTGGATTCAAGGAACAGGTAGGTCAGGTCATTGGTGGCGTCTTCGCCTTCGGGGGTCTGGCCGCCGATGGTCACGGCTTCCCAGTGGGCATAACCTTCCTGAAATTCAACGCCCGTGGGGTTGATGTACAGGTCGATGAACTGGGCCATATCGACCCACATGCATTCGAGCAGTTCCTTGGCTTCTTCGCGGGTGATGATGCCTTCTTCAATGTCTTTTTTGTACAGGGGGTACAGATACTGATCCATGCGGCCATTGGAAATGATGGCGCTGGCCTTCTGCTCGATGCGCGAGAACATCTGCACAAACCACTGGCACTGCATGGCTTCGCGGAAGCTGCGGGCAGGGTGTGCGGGCACGTGATCGCAGGTTTCGGCGATCTGGAGCAACTCGGCCTTACGCTTGGCATTGCCTTCCTTGGCGGCAAGTTCGCGGGCCAGATCGGCGTGGCGCTTGGCCCAGATCATGATGGAGTCGCACACAAGGATCATGGCTTCGAGGAAGGGCTTTTTGTCCCACAGATCAACGGAGTTGGTCAGATCAAGGGTGGCAAGCTTTTCGCGGGCTTCTTTCTGAATGTCGAGGAAGCCGCGCTTGATGACCTTTTCGTAGTCCGGCACCCACTGAAGGGCCGAACGGTAGGACGAGGTTTCGCTCACCACGAATTTGGACTTGAGGCCACGTTCGTCCACATAGGTGACGTTGCGGATTTCGGCAGGCAGGGTCTTGTTGAGGTGTTCATGGTAGGTCTTGCCTTCCCAGTAGGGGGCGATCTCTTCCATAACAACCTTGATGTCTTCCTGCGAAATCTGGAAGGGGCTCTTGTCGCGGTGCTCCAGGTCGGCCAGCACTTCGCGGTAAAAGTCGCCGTCTATTTCAGGATACAGAATGCCGTAACGGCCAAACTTGCCCACGCGGCCAGCAATAAGCTGGTTGGGGGTAATGTAGACGGTGATTTTTTCGGCCACGTTTTTCAGTGCCTTGGCCCAGCGCAGGGTCAGCAGTTCGCCTTCGGTTTCGCGCATGGATTCGGTGAAATACTTGGCGCGCTCAACGTCCACATGGGGGAGGCTGAACTGGTTCTGTTCCAGAATGCCGTAAACGCGCTCGCGCCCTTTACGGTCAACGCTCTTATTGACAACGCGTTCTTCCTGGGGGGACATGCAGCAACCGCACTGACTCATGATGAAACTCCTGAATGGTGATTATGTTCAAGCGAGATGCTTGTGATATTCATCTCAATGACCACCTATGAGCATCATCCGTGCCATTACAATTAACACCCTGTAATATTTATATATTTTTAGATTGCCTCAAAAGTTTCAGAATCTTCCGGCTATTCCCATTGTTGTAAATTTGCAACATTTTTTTCATAACATGCTAAATTTACATTATAATTTAA from Desulfovibrio sp. UIB00 includes these protein-coding regions:
- a CDS encoding DUF4037 domain-containing protein, whose protein sequence is MKGLNLAREFYAACLPALRAEIPDIMDVAAAGLVGEGSECFGCDDAESQDHDFGPAFCLWLPRQILRAELPRIEAAFARLPREFQGFASRLAPECRQGRVGPLPIEDFYAFFTGLDDVPATWQQWLAIPEHQLAACTNGQVFEDRGGEFTRRREALLACYPRDVLLKKMAARCMIMAQAGQYNLPRSLKRNDSVAVMLATARFAEAALSFVFLCNRRYMPFYKWAGKLAATLPVLGPQLARALSLVAQTPANQEHGAQIVAAVEEFCGMAAAHLRAVDLSRASGNWLWEHGPQILRHVEEPALLHMDMLQG
- a CDS encoding glycyl radical protein; the protein is MSQCGCCMSPQEERVVNKSVDRKGRERVYGILEQNQFSLPHVDVERAKYFTESMRETEGELLTLRWAKALKNVAEKITVYITPNQLIAGRVGKFGRYGILYPEIDGDFYREVLADLEHRDKSPFQISQEDIKVVMEEIAPYWEGKTYHEHLNKTLPAEIRNVTYVDERGLKSKFVVSETSSYRSALQWVPDYEKVIKRGFLDIQKEAREKLATLDLTNSVDLWDKKPFLEAMILVCDSIMIWAKRHADLARELAAKEGNAKRKAELLQIAETCDHVPAHPARSFREAMQCQWFVQMFSRIEQKASAIISNGRMDQYLYPLYKKDIEEGIITREEAKELLECMWVDMAQFIDLYINPTGVEFQEGYAHWEAVTIGGQTPEGEDATNDLTYLFLESKREFPLNYPDLAARIHSRSPERFLREVALTIKDGSGFPKLINDEEVVFLNTIKGCPVNEALDYAVSGCTETRMPNRDTYTSGCVYVNFATALEMTMYNGRMQHYGDEVVGLETGEATSFKSWEDFYEAYKAQHLNLLRKAFQQQHVVDKLRPQHFAAPLSSVLHNLCMENLMDLHCEKIPGGVDYSYFEFLGYGTVVDSLAAIKKLVFEEKRLSMKEVVEACKADFKGAEPVREMLRNAPCYGNNDPYVDSIAKDVDRFTQVEAEKSSRDRGVHVDVRYVPITSHVPFGKVVSATPNGRHAWTALSDGSSASHGADKNGPTAVLLSNYHSKNYGMTNRASRLLNIKLSPKCVSGDEGTEKIVNLIRTWCDLKLWHLQFNIVNRQTLLNAQKEPDNYRSLLVRIAGYSAYFCDLSRDLQNDIIDRTEHAQF
- a CDS encoding DUF4125 family protein is translated as MQENFDREAALAEIIERELAMFLATNNEGGVSECQTRPDTFRAMRKMAHSAHEDAVLDSYLADLRQAEVNSRNLMVEKYARMDDRLPPLSTSPLLDEIADAEEAFLHEAQARYPHVIKSNGQGMFRRYLRCELETLSDRTLELYAAQVRRAQQQGRNLVVERHDFLMRLLGKGGIDACEAAAQGK
- a CDS encoding MFS transporter yields the protein MHSEQMTHDQKKNLRRVVASSIIGAVIEWYDFFLYGVVAGLFFNKLYFPDFDARIGTMLAFATFAVGFVARPLGGVIFGHFGDKLGRKKMLILTLEIMGIATVCIGLIPTYHTIGIWAPILLIVCRLAQGIGLGGEWGGAVLMSYESAPADKRAFYASLPQIGMSLGLLLASGIVGFFSVVLTDEAFLNWGWRVAFLLSAVLLAVGGYMRSTVQETKDFSEAKEKMPEAKYPLLDAFKRYPKMMLACMGARFIDGVSFNVFGVYSLTYLTQQHGIGRSAALTAVMISSLVMSCFIPFWGHMADKHGKAKIYGVCAVLLGISSFPAFWVLHNFSGNYLCVVLALALPFGILHAAVFGTMSSVFSESFDASVRYSGISFVYQFTAIFASGMTPMVATMLTGMADGAPWYLCGYLAGIGLLSALSTLWLSRMARARRNAQASKTVTQTPKTAMVEATSAEGF
- a CDS encoding tetratricopeptide repeat protein, with product MAAQRQWLDELRPALDLMKQGQPQKCIEALETLVARYPGDDLCRALALDGVGRANFALQRPDAAVQALQESLALLRATMGPTAPMTLGAMQNVAHALLGLEKVEESLDLGREALRLTIEACGADSPQVAEAQLRLSSAYYRKRDFDRAESLMLSAKEIWEKQGFCVPQLGVCLNNLGRICEERGQLAEGIALHRQAVALRRELLGEHEETAFSLGNLGVALASAGQWDEAAATLQDSVSMYDRLGLGMGAEAQGYKKNLEICHQARAAAAPTA
- a CDS encoding NAD(P)-dependent oxidoreductase, with the translated sequence MEFGFIGVGVMGGPLARNLIRAGKTVHVYNRSAEGRDKTLAAGTSGVPAMSMADMAPCNVVFTCLALPEHLTEKALGPDGLYAHMQPGSVHVELSTIDSQTAFALAEAADRQGIAYIQCTLGKTPAHAERGEAPLFVGGDQQAIAGLVEVWPVLGVFNNVGTVEAACAVKLVSNLVGMANLAVLSEGLRIGEAAGVEKNLLLQLLCETGAHSFQLDARGKSMAQGEYDPPRFALDLALKDLRLGCGMAHGMNVDVPLLDMVFTRFGRGAAAGLGNKDCAAVHEV
- a CDS encoding amidohydrolase family protein, producing the protein MNIIDFRFRPSTPDAVKGMLSNKVFGGMFELFKYADRAKPEPIEKIVADMEKQGVVKGVVTGRDAETTYGLGSANPGILELMRQYPDKFIGFAGLDPHKGMDATAELTNMVDKGMRGAAIDPYLARIPASHAKYYPIYAKCCELDVPIVITTGPATLVDGAVMDDAHPRHIDRIAADFPKLKIVISHGCYPWVSEVIMTVHRNRNVYIDLAEYEEQPFSEGYIKAANTLIGDKVLFASAAPFMDFQEQIELYKRLPFTPETLENVMYNNAARLLNL
- a CDS encoding sigma 54-interacting transcriptional regulator; its protein translation is MLADYVEQLCDTFRDAICVTDREGIVTLVNKRHAELTGISREKMMGSRIQDMVQNGIFDVVLNPRIVETGQKVSSVQNLYNGRTLLLDGHPVKDATGKVAYVVTVIRDITALTELREEITAQRELLETFQNLSSEGVTGNQYPRVVQSPVMQRLYAEASAIAETDATVLLLGETGVGKDVVARHIHRNSLRADAPFIKVDCGSIPENLIETELFGYVPGSFSGASKHGKAGLVEAASSGTLFLDEIGELPMTMQSRLLRVLQDWEVLRVGATVPKKVDVRVVAATNKELEREVAKGTFRSDLYYRLKVAVLNIPPLRSRRVDILPLAQSFFTFYGKKYRKSVNLSDEAKQVLQNHTWPGNVRELENLVQGLVVTCKHGLVGVRDLAGIRPLPPCESGEGRYALPSIEGRSLKSIMKEVETAVIEKGMQRYGSISELSRQFQMDRSTIFRKVKEIEAIKHG
- a CDS encoding glycyl-radical enzyme activating protein, translated to MTDAQVQGVVFNIQKFSVHDGEGIRTLVFLKGCPLRCRWCSNPESQNLHPEHAFNPSRCLTAQVCGRCLNACTSGALSLVDGLIVHDRSKCSECFACVRACPSGAQSVYGETMSVRQVLDKVEEDGVFYHRSGGGMTLSGGEALMQHEFANALLREARKHHINTTIETCGCYPYEHLHEACKHLNKLIFDIKSLDPVQHKKHTGVDNMLILRNFARVCEDFPQLPILARTPVIPGFNETEDDILAIRESIPRRPNIQYELLGYHRMGQPKYGYLGRQYELEGAKLDEEKMERLRKIAS